In a single window of the Pseudodesulfovibrio profundus genome:
- a CDS encoding DMT family transporter, protein MTGFIIGAVIISFSSVMVMLADVPPDVVGFYRLVIGGLGMFVILWRLGKLRHMTLHIWKWSFLGALFFAADFFFWHRSIGAIGPGMSTMLANFQVIILASVSILFLKERVTRLFLLAIPLALSGLYCMVGVGWASFTPEFQVGVAFGLLTALAYALYLLALKYSLSKAEADPLAMACAVALQTGLILGGLALVQQESFVIPNTQSLLALGTLALVCHAGGWYLITRGIQQVRTSLVGLILLLQPTLSYVWDILFFDKPTTPVELLGVGMALVGIYLGSLPDKPKKVRKVLAEGE, encoded by the coding sequence ATGACCGGATTCATCATAGGGGCCGTGATCATCAGCTTTTCGTCGGTGATGGTCATGCTGGCCGATGTGCCGCCGGATGTGGTCGGGTTCTATCGACTGGTCATCGGTGGGCTGGGGATGTTCGTCATTTTGTGGCGACTCGGCAAGCTGCGCCATATGACCCTGCACATCTGGAAGTGGTCGTTTCTGGGCGCGCTGTTTTTTGCTGCGGATTTCTTTTTCTGGCATCGCTCCATCGGCGCCATCGGGCCGGGCATGTCTACCATGCTCGCCAATTTCCAGGTCATCATTCTGGCAAGTGTTTCTATCCTATTTCTCAAGGAGCGGGTAACCCGCCTTTTCCTGTTGGCTATCCCGTTGGCCCTGAGCGGGCTGTACTGCATGGTCGGTGTGGGCTGGGCATCCTTTACACCGGAATTTCAGGTCGGGGTTGCCTTTGGTCTGCTGACGGCGCTGGCATACGCTTTGTACCTTTTGGCTCTCAAATATTCCTTGAGTAAGGCTGAGGCCGACCCGTTGGCCATGGCTTGTGCCGTGGCTCTGCAAACCGGTCTCATTCTTGGCGGTCTGGCCCTTGTCCAACAGGAGTCGTTCGTCATTCCGAACACCCAATCTCTGCTGGCGCTCGGAACCCTTGCCCTCGTCTGTCACGCGGGCGGCTGGTATCTGATCACCCGTGGCATCCAGCAGGTGCGTACCTCACTGGTCGGACTGATCCTGCTGCTCCAGCCCACGCTCTCCTATGTCTGGGACATTCTGTTTTTCGACAAGCCCACCACGCCGGTGGAACTACTGGGAGTCGGCATGGCCCTGGTTGGCATTTACCTCGGGTCGTTACCGGACAAACCGAAAAAGGTGCGGAAGGTTTTGGCAGAAGGTGAGTAG